Proteins encoded within one genomic window of Episyrphus balteatus chromosome 1, idEpiBalt1.1, whole genome shotgun sequence:
- the LOC129907346 gene encoding juvenile hormone epoxide hydrolase 2-like, translating into MGFMARVLFVVLSLGTAVLYQNYRNISKPLPPPALDVNAYWGPGLASSYKEDASIKPFTIKYAEAVNDLKQQLARPLKLHAPLEDVNFEYGFNSKALRNVITYWRDNYLTRWSEREQFLNQFPQFTTQIQGLKIHFLHVKPTKPGTKKVVPLLLLHGWPGSVREFYELIPFLTTPSKDSDYVFEVIAPSLVGYGWSQGASKKNFGAAEMAVVFRNLMLRVGHKKFLIQGGDWGSIIGSNVATLFPENSIGYHSNLCFTNSLVANIKGFITELYPPLFLEKHQEEFHIPGLDKFFNLLEESGYFHIQATKPDTIGTALLNNPVGLAAYILEKFSTWTNLKYRNLPDGGLTQRFTMDALLDNLMIYYLTDSITTSQRLYAEVYAQNQRDMKMDRVPTSTPTGCARFRHDLAHSTDWQLKDKFTNLVHSTYHNDGGHFIALEQPKILYKDFVEFVKKVMT; encoded by the exons ATGGGTTTCATGGCTAGAGTCTTGTTTGTGGTTTTATCACTGGGAACTGCTGTACTTTACCAAAATTATAGAAACATCTCAAAACCTCTGCCTCCTCCAGCATTAGATGTTAATGCATATTGGGGACCAGGTTTAGCAAGTTCTTACAAAGAAGATGCTTCTATTAAACCCTTTACGATCAAATACGCTGAAGCTGTTAATGATCTCAAACAACAGCTAGCACGTCCTCTTAAATTGCATGCCCCACTTGAAGACGTCAACTTCGAATATGGATTTAATAGCAAAGCTTTGAGAAATGTCATCACCTATTGGCGCGACAACTACCTCACAAGATGGTCTGAACGCGAACAATTTCTCAACCAGTTTCCACAATTTACGACACAGATTCAGGG ACTCAAAATTCACTTTTTACATGTGAAACCAACTAAACCAGGCACCAAAAAAGTTGTACCTCTACTTCTGCTCCATGGCTGGCCAGGATCTGTTCGAGAATTTTACGAATTAATTCCTTTCCTTACAACTCCCTCAAAAGATAGTGACTACGTGTTTGAAGTTATTGCACCAAGTTTGGTTGGATATGGTTGGTCTCAG ggTGCTTCAAAGAAAAACTTCGGAGCAGCTGAAATGGCAGTAGTTTTCCGCAATCTCATGCTTCGAGTTGGACACAAAAAATTCCTCATTCAAGGTGGCGATTGGGGAAGCATAATTGGCAGCAATGTTGCAACTCTTTTCCCAGAAAACAGCATTGGATACCATTCGAATTTGTGCTTTACCAACAGTTTGGTAGCAAATATCAAAGGATTCATAACTGAATTATATCCACcattgtttttggaaaaacatcAAGAAGAATTCCATATTCCTGGATTGGATAAATTCTTCAATCTTCTTGAAGAAAGTGGTTATTTCCATATTCAAGCAACAAAACCTGATACAATTGGTACAGCTCTTCTAAACAATCCAGTTGGATTGGCTGCTTATATTTTGGAGAAATTCTCAACATGGACCAATTTAAAATACAGAAATCTTCCTGATGGTGGATTGACACAAAGATTCACAATGGATGCTTTGTTGGACAATTTGATGATTTATTATTTAACAGATTCCATTACAACATCACAAAGGCTTTATGCTGAAGTTTATGCTCAAAATCAGAGAGATATGAAAATGGATCGAGTTCCGACCAGTACACCAACTGGATGTGCTAGATTTAGACACGATTTGGCACATTCTACTGATTGGCAGCTTAAGgataaatttacaaatttggtgCACAGTACCTATCACAATGATGGCGGGCATTTTATAGCTTTAGAAcaaccaaaaattttgtataaggaTTTTGTTGAATTTGTTAAGAAAGTTATGacttag
- the LOC129907345 gene encoding juvenile hormone epoxide hydrolase 2-like, with translation MSPKLRILVIVFSLAFGLILKILNENLASVERPKLPTNQYWGEGKAPNDYDKPKDLQLVKPFFADKIIEDLSSRIGANKVSLTPPLEGVNFEYGFNTNYLKEILKYWKDDYLPRWREREIFIWQLPQYVTLIQGLRLHYLHLKIYEDVKEVKQMYPILLLHGWPSSVREFYELAPKLYEGSNESNIVFDIVAPSLPGFVWSQGASKKGMGPAQIAVILRNLMLRLGYKKFFIHGNDWGSVIGSHIATLFPENVLGYHSTTCTINTPLSNLKLFIASLMPSFYLEEVQKDFFFPLSKTFSSLFEETGYTHIQATKPDTIGIALSDNPVGLAAYIIEKFSTWTNGTFKTLEDGGLSQKFKLDTLLDNIMLYYLTNSITTSQRMFAEAYSKEQRQLNLDRVTTLVPTACARFKGDLPYHFSMDFQLINKYLKLVQSTYYNNGGHFAALQEPDLLYKDIIEFVKKAEKYMV, from the exons ATGTCGCCAAAACTTAGAATTCTTGTCATAGTTTTCTCACTTGCTTTTGGgttaatattgaaaattctCAACGAAAACTTGGCATCAGTTGAACGACCTAAACTACCAACCAACCAATATTGGGGTGAAGGTAAAGCTCCAAATGATTATGATAAACCAAAAGATCTTCAATTAGTAAAACCATTTTTTGCTGATAAA ATCATTGAAGACCTATCAAGTCGAATTGGAGCTAACAAAGTTTCCCTAACTCCTCCATTAGAAGGTGTTAATTTTGAATATGGTTTCAATACTAACTATTTGAAggagattttgaaatattggaAAGACGACTATCTACCTCGATGGAGGGAACGAGAGATTTTTATTTGGCAACTTCCTCAATACGTTACCCTAATCCAAGG gCTTCGATTACACTACTTGCATCTTAAGATCTATGAAGATGTCAAAGAAGTCAAACAAATGTATCCTATTCTTCTTCTTCACGGATGGCCAAGTTCAGTAAGAGAATTTTATGAACTTGCACCAAAGTTATACGAAGGCAGTAATGAAAGTAATATAGTTTTTGATATTGTTGCGCCAAGTTTACCAGGCTTCGTATGGTCTCAG GGAGCTTCAAAAAAAGGTATGGGACCAGCTCAAATTGCAGTAATTTTACGTAATCTCATGCTTCGACTTGGATATAAGAAATTTTTCATCCATGGTAATGATTGGGGTTCAGTAATTGGCTCTCATATTGCAACCCTCTTCCCGGAAAATGTTCTTGGATATCACTCAACAACTTGTACTATAAACACACCTTTATCGAATCTTAAACTCTTTATTGCAAGCTTAATGCCATCTTTTTATCTTGAAGAAGTACAAAAGGATTTTTTCTTTCCCTTATCGAAGACTTTTTCAAGCCTTTTCGAAGAAACCGGTTATACTCACATTCAAGCAACTAAACCAGATACAATTGGAATAGCTCTCAGCGATAACCCAGTTGGATTAGCTGCATATATTATAGAGAAATTCTCAACATGGACTAATGGTACATTCAAGACATTGGAAGATGGTGGACtatctcaaaaattcaaactagaTACTCTGCTTGACAATATTATGCTTTATTATCTAACCAATTCGATAACAACATCTCAAAGAATGTTTGCTGAAGCTTATTCTAAAGAACAACGTCAATTGAATTTAGATCGAGTTACAACTCTTGTTCCAACTGCATGTGCACGTTTTAAAGGAGATCTACCTTATCATTTTTCTATGGATTTtcaattgataaataaatatttgaaattagttCAGAGTACGTATTATAATAATGGAGGACATTTTGCTGCTTTGCAGGAACCTGATTTACTTTATAAGGATATTAttgaatttgttaaaaaagctGAGAAATATATGGTTTAA
- the LOC129907355 gene encoding microtubule-associated protein RP/EB family member 2-like: protein MPEIKSLSFPTVTGENVPRHKMLQWVNTTLSSKYTKIEELCSGVAYCQLMERIFPNCIGMRRVKTQAKLEHDFIYNLKLFQAAFLKMNFDKNVPIDKLVKGRFQDNFEFLQWFKKFYDMHSNDNKENSKATTNTLAVGKPIRKAISATNLKADSSPIGGIGGGSAKKTTPTSAPGASSMRAKSSSTSHLTPRSSQPSRPISPSSVEVLTETCTQLKEQIGIAENDKNYYFNKLQLIENLCIECDSKNEYPDWTKKILGILYEKEVDDAASANY, encoded by the exons atgccTGAAATTAAATCATTATCCTTCCCAACTGTGACCGGTGAAAATGTACCACGTCACAAAATGTTACAATGGGTCAATACAACTCTATCATCAAAATATACTAAAATCGAAGAACTTTGTTCAG gAGTTGCATATTGTCAACTTATGGAAAGAATTTTTCCAAATTGCATTGGCATGCGAAGAGTGAAGACACAGGCTAAGCTTGAACATGATTTCATCTACAATTTAAAGCTCTTCCAAGCTGCATTCCTTAAAATGAACTTTGATAAG AACGTTCCTATTGACAAATTGGTGAAAGGTCGTTTCCAAGATAATTTTGAGTTTCTGCAATGGTTCAAGAAATTCTATGACATGCACTCGAATGATAATAAAGAGAACTCCAAAGCGACCACCAACACTCTAGCCGTTGGGAAACCTATTAGGAAGGCTATAAGTGCAACAAATCTCAAAGCTGATT CTAGTCCAATTGGTGGAATTGGTGGTGGATCGGCAAAGAAGACCACACCAACATCGGCTCCTGGTGCCAGTTCGATGAGAGCGAAATCTTCATCCACTAGCCATTTAACACCGCGATCATCTCAACCCAGCAGGCCTATTTCGCCATCGAGTGTGGAAGTTCTTACAGAAACTTGCACTCAGCTGAAGGAACAG ATTGGGATTGCGGAGAATGACAAGAATTACTATTTCAATAAATTGCAATTGATTGAGAATTT ATGCATTGAATGTGATAGTAAAAATGAATATCCCGATTGGACTAAGAAAATATTGGGAATTCTTTATGAAAAAGAGGTGGATGATGCTGCTTCTGCAAACTATTAG
- the LOC129907348 gene encoding alanine--glyoxylate aminotransferase, whose amino-acid sequence MEIPAPIILKRQLLVPNKTLMGPGPSNCSQRVLDAMSNPVLGHLHPECLQIMDEIKEGIKYAFQTKNEATMCVSGSGHGGMEAALCNLLEDGDIALFGVIGMWGHRAADMAKRYGADVRFLEARFGHALTMDEVEFAMEGHKPQVLFICQGDSSTGIVQPNIGEIGQLCKKYNCLLVVDTVASLGGTEFYMDDWKVDVAYTGSQKVLCGPPGITPISFSKKAMTRITSRATKVKSYYWDATLVGQYWNCFGGSRIYHHTIASTLLYGLREALALFASMGLKSVIRRHKECSFRLQKGIEDMGLELLVPVQDDRLSTVTAVKVPKGVDWRKVSEYAMKKYFFEISGGLGPTADHVFRIGVMGENATAEKVDLMLTILREAIQNTSNITLNEKSKM is encoded by the exons atggaaattccaGCACCAATAATTCTCAAGCGCCAACTTTTGGTGCCAAATAAAACTTTGATGGGACCTGGTCCTTCAAATTGTTCACAAAGAGTTCTTGATGCAATGAGCAACCCAGTTCTAGGTCATTTGCATCCTGAGTGCTTACAG ATTATGGATGAAATTAAAGAGGGCATCAAGTACGCTTTCCAGACAAAGAACGAAGCCACAATGTGTGTGAGTGGCTCAGGTCATGGTGGAATGGAAGCAGCTCTATGTAATCTCCTTGAAGACGGTGATATTGCTTTGTTTGGTGTTATTGGAATGTGGGGACATCGTGCAGCTGATATGGCAAAAAGATACGGTGCTGATGTTCGATTTTTAGAAGCACGCTTTGGCCATGCATTGACAATGGATGAAGTAGAATTTGCCATGGAAGGTCACAAGCCACAGGTTTTATTTATATGTCAAGGTGACTCTTCAACTGGTATTGTTCAGCCAAATATCGGTGAAATTGGACAACTTTGTAAGAAATATAATTGCTTGCTAGTGGTAGATACAGTAGCTTCTTTGGGTGGTACTGAATTTTATATGGATGATTGGAAAGTTGATGTTGCTTACACGGGCTCACAGAAAGTTCTTTGTGGTCCACCTGGAATTACTCCGATTTCGTTTAGTAAAAAAGCCATGACACGCATTACTTCGAGAGCCACAAAAGTCAAATCCTATTATTGGGATGCGACATTGGTGGGTCAGTATTGGAATTGTTTTGGTGGTTCGAGAATCTATCATCACACTATTGCATCTACATTGCTTTATGGATTGAGAGAAGCTTTGGCTTTATTCGCATCGATGGGATTGAAATCAGTGATAAGAAGACACAAGGAATGTTCATTTAGATTGCAAAAGGGCATTGAAGATATGGGACTTGAATTACTTGTACCTGTTCAAGATGATCGATTGTCAACTGTAACAGCAGTTAAGGTCCCTAAAGGTGTCGATTGGAGGAAGGTTTCTGAATATGCAATGAAAAA atatttCTTCGAAATTAGTGGAGGATTGGGACCAACAGCTGATCACGTTTTCCGAATTGGAGTAATGGGTGAAAATGCAACAGCTGAGAAAGTGGACTTAATGCTTACGATACTCCGGGAAGCTATTCAAAATACTTCTAATATAACACTCAATGAAAAGTCGAAGATGTAA